The Clarias gariepinus isolate MV-2021 ecotype Netherlands chromosome 20, CGAR_prim_01v2, whole genome shotgun sequence genome includes the window gacagtgtgaaaGTGACAGTGTAGTGTCAGTGGAGACCTATTGGTCAGTGTTCAGTAGTCTGATGGCCTGATGATAGAAGCTGTCCCTCAGCCTGCTGTTCGGGACCGGATGCTTCCATACCTCCTGCCTGACGGGAGCAGTTTAAATAGGTGGTTACTGGGGTGACTGAAGTCTTTGATGATCCTCCTCGCTTTCCTCAGGCTCcgcttcctgtagatgtcctgGAGGGAGGGAAGCTCACCTCCAATTATCCTTTTGGAACACCGCACCACTCTCTGCGGAGCTTTGCGGTTGTAGGCGGTGCTGTTGCCGTACCAGGTCGTGATGGATCCAgtgaggatgctctcgatggcacAGCGGTAGAAGGACCTAAGTATGCGGGGGCTCATGCCAAATCTCTTTAGTCTCCTGAGAAAGAAGAGTCGCTGCTGCGCcttcttcactgttttgtcagtatgaacTGACCATGTGAGATCCTCTGCTATTTGGACACCCAGGAAGCGGAAGCTGCTTACTCTCTCCACAGCAGCGCcgttgatgatgatgggggAATGTGCACCCCTACACCTccggaagtccactatcaactctttGGTATTTCCGACATTGAGGGAGAGATGATTTTCCTGGCACCAATGTGTCAGGGCACTGACCTACTCCCTGTATGCTGTCTCATCACCGTTGGTAATAAGACCCACCACTGATGTCTCGTCCGCAAACTTCACAACGATGTTGGAGCTGCTAGTGGCCGTGCAGTCGTATGTGTAGAGTGAGTACAGTAGAGGGCTCAGTACACACCCTTGTGGAGCACCCGTGTTCATTGTGACGGGGAATGAGGTGATACTGCCCAGTCTGACCATCTGGCGTCTGTCGGACAGGAAGTTGAGAATCCAGCTGCAGAGAGAGCTGCTCAATCCTAGATTTTGTAGTTTCCTGTCCAGCTTTGAGGGAACGATGGTGTTGAATGCAGAGCTATAATCTACTAGCAGCATTCTCACATACGTATCTTTCTTCTCCAGGTGGGTGAGGGCAGTATGTAGAGTCAGGGCTATGGCGTCATCAGTGGACCAGTAATGTTTGGCGATCGTAAACAAAAAGACATAACGTGTtactagtaaaaaaataaaataaaaatagaattagaTACCAAAAACCACTATTGCTTGAGGGAGCTCGCGACGAGGCAGCCATActcggcgccatcttggatcatATTACCAATTCTGGTGACTCTGTGATTCTTCTGCTGCTTGATTTAACAGCTGCCTTTAATACAGTAGACCATGGCATTCTTCTGTCACACTTAGAACACTGGGTGGGATTTAGGGGGACAGCTCTAGACTGGTTTAGGTCCTATCTTATTGATAGAACTTTTTCTGTTAGCCTTGGAGATCTTGAGTTATCATTAGCTCCTCTtacatatggggtcccacagggGTCTATCCTCATTGTATTTGTTGCCACTCGGCTATATCCTAAGAAATCATGGCATCTTCTTTCACTGCTATGCAGATGACAGTCAAATTTATCTCCCGTTAAAACAGAAGGAAAGCTACTCTGTCAAGGCGCTGTTAACATGTCTAGATGACATAAAGGCATGGTTAGcccaaaatattttacatttgaatGGTAAAAAGACAGAGGTTTTGGTATTTGGGTGCCAGTGGTAGAGTTTGACCTCTGGATTTAGGAGATTTGGAGCGATATGTTAAACCCACAGCGTCCAATTTAGGGGTTATTTTTGACCATGGCCTTAAATTTGATAAACAGATTAGTGCTGTGGTTCAGTCCAGTTTCTTTCAGTTAAGGCAATTGGCAAAACTTAAACCTGTTTTGTCCTTTAGGCTGTTCGAAATAGCCATCCACGCCTTCATCACCACTCACATTAATTACTGTAATGCTCTGTATTTTGGGGTTTCTTAGACAGCATTACATCAGCTACAGCTAATCCAAAACTCTGCTGCTCGACTTGCGTAAAAGAGAACATATCTCTTCAGTTCTGGCTACTCTTCATTGGCTCCCGGTACAGTAccgaattaattttaaaattctcttggtcacatttaaatgtttacatggcctTGCCCCGCCCTCCCTCTCGGATCTGCTTAAGCCCTACGCCCCACCCCGGTctctcagatcatcagataaACTTTTGCTGATGGTACCCAAGACGAAATGCAAGCTTAGTGGTGATCGGGCGTTCTCTTTGGCGGCACCCAAATTGTGGAATGACCTACCATTGACCATTCGTGAGGCCACATCACTGAGGGTGTTTAAATCCAATCTTAAAACTCACATGTTTTCTCTGGCGTTTAAACCAACATGAGATGTtaattttacatattgttttaattagatatgtgtgatgtgattttaattatgttcctttttaaaagattattttataaaattttatttattttttattatttatatatattagattactatattattttattatttatgtgaagcactttggggcattcttgttgttaaagtgctatacaaataaagatgagtTGAGTTAATAGGgaggagatcacagtgctcaTACCCTCCCTCGAGCCCGAggaaagcgtgctctttccccACTCAAAACAGAAAGTATGGAGACACATGGAGGCAAACATCTCCTCTCAAACTCTGTCATAATTGGTGAGTCATctaacactttctttttttttttttttttgataactgCTTTTgcgcacccacacacaaacacaatgcagttcttgaagacaaaaagacctgagGATGGTTCCGGTttagtcctatttataacctgcaggtgcacctcctcacatgacgtcacctgaccgaggttatatactgtaagcctaagtttggcatgtttgatgcttcacaaccggttgAACGGAAGGGACGTTCCCCTAGCGTTTTGTGTTaaatgtagcttttaaaagggaacgctGACTATGGATTAGGAAATGATGAAGATTTTACCAGGAAACAGGATTCTTTGGACTTTTCTTCTCCTGCTGTGCTGTAAGTTTACACCTTTCCTTTACAACAGAAGAAACTggaagtgtaaatataaagagtTTATAAACGAGAAACTCAGGTTTAATACTTGGTGTGTTGGATGTAGTGAGTTTTGCTCAGTGTTGAGCTGAACAGTGATACAGCAGTTTAGAGCTGTGTGTTAATAAGTCCTCTAAAGATCACGCTACACACACTCTATTcctccataaacacacacacacacacttcttttgtttcctttgtaTTACACTCTCTCAGAAATAAACACTAAACTCTACTTTTCCTGTCACTGTTTCCTCTCTACAGAACATCACTTATTCCTGTAGTTTATATCTCTTGTCGTTCTATGAGCTTCACAATAAACATGACTTTAAGAGCACAGGGACATTGTCATGCTAGAGCAGGTTTGGCTCTCAGTGAAGGGAAACTGTAAAGCTACAGCACACAGAGACATTCTACACCCACTGGTGGTAAAGGTTTGGAGAAGAACCAGATACGGGTGTAAGGGTCAGGGgtacacatacttttggccattcAGTGTGTCAGAGTCATTGAACTTTAATAATCTTGGAGTTAACAGCATTAATATTCATCACAGTATAGTTTCTATGTGATGTTTGTTGGTGAAATAATGAATCTGAATCTGTGGTGCAGGTTTACTGTGTGCAGCTGGAGACGAGACGGTCACACTGCAGGAAGTGGAAGGAACCACTATAACTCTCCATACTGGGATAACTGGGATTCAAAGTGGTGCTCAGATTCTGTGGTTTTATGGACCTAAGAAAGCAGAGGAGAAGATATTAAACAGTCAGGTGTTTAAAGGAGAAACTGTTACAGAAATCCATGAGAAATTTAAAAAGCGACTGCAGCTGGACAGAATCAGTGGAGCTTTAACCATCAGGAACATCAGCAGGAATCATTCTGGAGTTTATTTAATACACGTTATTAATGGAGGTCTCTCATCTAGGACtttcagtgtcagtgtttatgGTGAGTAAAAGTCTGAGTGAAATTTGTTATTTAACTTTAATCAATAAGGTATTATTGgaggtttattattaaattttaaaccaCAGTGCTGTAAACACCTGAATGTGTGTTTGGtctgaaggtgttgattaattctctataacagcagctctgacagtagtgtaaCTACACatcacaggtttataataaTGCACTCCTGGTGTGTCTGTTTTGtggatattaaatatataataactataaatatttgaatgactttttatatttattgctgTGGTGTTAGAGGAATAAACATGAAGATGTTCTAACagtaattttgttatttttaactatttcgTGGCTTCATCTGTCTTCTAAAGCTGTTGTTTCTAatctgttatatttttatatttgtttctgtattttagCTCCAGTATCAACTCCAGTAATAAGAAATCAAAGAGAAAATCAAACTGTTTCCCCCACAGAGGTGTGTTTCCCCCTGTGCAGTGTGGAGAATGGAGAAGATGTGACGTTATCCTGGTACAGAGGGACTGAGAGACTCAATATCACCAATAACACAGATCTCAGTGTTAACCTCAGTCTCACACTGCAAATACACAACCAGGACATTAACACTAACACTTACACCTGTGTGTCTGCAAACCCTGTCAGCAATAAAACAACTTCTCTCAGCATCACACAGCTCTGTGATCATCACCCAGGTACGGCAGAgtctttaacacacacagtgGAGTATTAGTTCAGTGCAGTGTCATAGTACAGGgttcattaatattatatatgagaATCTCTGAGgggtttcagtgtgtgttttatgtaaaGCTGAACAAAATGAGATTATACTCATatcattatttgtatttatggCAGAATATTCTTTTCTGAAATCATGTGATGTATTTAAACAACAATTTGAAACTGATTGCAGGTAAGTTATAAATCAGCTAAAtctgtaaaagtgtaaaatattacaaatgaaATTTCAAATTCTATTCCGTTTCGGATGTGAAAAAGcttataaaactaaaaagtaaaagaaaaatccttAAAACTACAGTTTAATTATAGGctatattttaaatctaaagGAATAAATAATTAGCACTGAAGCTTTTTCACATTCAAAACAGAATTTTATCAGGAATTGTATGAACGTCTGGAAGTATAGTGTgatgtttttattatacaggtcttagtaaaaaaaatatatatatattagtttttttacattcataaatctatttctattttcagcaGAATCTAAACGCTCCCGTATCCTGCTTCCTGTCCTGATACCTGCTGGAGTTCTTGTGCTGTTATCAGTGTTAGTATTTCTgtgtgtttggagaaaaaaggaaaaggacgAAGGTAATAAAAACATCTCTCTAATTCTGTGTTTTGTAAACTCTGtctatttatatttagtaaaactaatgagattttttttggtatttttagtTTCTGATAAATCTGAGGATCTGACTTACTCTGATGTGAAACTCAGTCCAGAGAGAGTTAAAGCGgtaagtgtttaaataaaacttgtgtAAATGATCACGATGTAAATGCATTAGAGGTTTTGGTATAAACCTCACATTTGTTCCACGGGAGTGATAAAGTCTCACCCTGATTCAGATACTGAAATATACTGTTGTGTCTTACAGGAAGAAAACTGGAGTGTGACGTGTGTTGAAGAGAACGGCTCAGTGGTGTACTCAGAGGTGAAGAGAACCTAATAACTCCACACATCACTGGATCATTTTAACTGTACTCTTAATTGACAACAAGACTGAAACACCATTAGGCCAACGAGGAAGCCTACAGAAGTGGAGACAGAATCCTGTATTAACAGGCCCAGAACTCACTAAGGAGATCAGAGTCACTAAGACTCCGTCCACACAAAGCcggtgcgttttttttttcgtgaacacggcgtcgtctcaagaaatatctgtgTACACACGAAActactgaaaacggtgtagtatatatgccagaccagtatggggcgctgtaattctgccatagagatacactatacacggagatgaagactttgagcatgctcataaccttgcgcgctgtatacgaaccaagatggtgttgtccattttcgcttgttgctcataacagttgcatagaagcaatagattttgctgtaataaagctagtaggctttgtagcaacacgaacacaatcatgtagtccgccattattgttgttgctgttacgtgtgactcagccgacacgtgatgtgatgacatcatcgtttcacaaaatatactgATTGGCCATACACATGAAGACGCAAgcgtgtcgttttcagatttatccactttgggacccggtttcaaaaaatagcggtttcagtctcctaaaacgtcagatccgtgtggacgaaacgccaatatgataaaaaaatgtatacgtatacagcgaaacacgtctccgtgtggacaggccctaaaAGATGCTAAACTTCATCTAATGATCCTGCATCAGTGTAAAGAGGCGTGCAAgacatcacaaactacaggagaCCATCTGTCACCCGTCTTCAACACCCAAGCTGTACTGACAATCTGTGAAGAAGATGTAAAACGGCTCTTCCAGAAACAGATCAGGAAAGCAAATGGCAAAGATAGTGTCTCCCCTCCTGTCTTAAAGCATGTGCTGACCAACTGGCTCTGGTCTTTACCGGATTTTGCATGTTGGCTACATTTTGGAAATCCTTTTCTTCAAACTCCTACAGCTCACAGTACATCCtgccatgtgtcagtggatcacCAGCAAACCCTGTAGGGGTTAGGGTGTGTCCTCGGGGATTAGTGTTTCCTGTTTGCAACTGTTTACCATATAATTTTGACCATCAGCTTTAAAGTTAAATAATCTAATGATAAACAGTGAGCTCATCAACATCGCTTTAGTTTTTTATGcctattattattcttataaaGTATTTTTCAGCTGCCTCTGTGTCATGAACTGGTGGTGTTGGGCTGTGGGATAGTGTTGAgaaataaatgcagagggtaGTTGTCTTTACTAGTGGAGCATGtttcaaacaaaacaataatcaaataCTAACTCACAGACTAGTGACTAAACATAcaagactaaaacaaaatactAACCAGAAGACTGAATTAACTAAGCATATTAAACAGATGGGGAGACTAAACAGACTATGCATGTTAGTACGTAATCAGGTTAGTTGCTAAAGCTAATCCTCCTGGAGGCAAATCCTCCTAGGGGCTAACCCCATAAGGGGCTAACCATGCTAGTGGCTAAGTATACTCCAGGAGACACACAGACCTCAAGACAAACTGACACATAACTAatcaaaacatatataaacttAATCACCCAGACTAGAAAAAACGCTAACACATACTTAATCACAACAGGTATAAACTTCACAGCTCCACAAAACAAATGCCCACTTAACATAACCAacgctcgacccagtttccccaGAACAAAGAACTATTTATAAAGAAACcaatgagctacctcggttcaggtgcgctccctcatcacctgaccgaggtgccttctgggaaactgagtctactaACAAAACTACACAAACCAAGACTCCAGGCACActgtgccctctagtggtgaacccTCCCACTGAGTGTTCACGCTTTTTAAATTATAGTCTTATTGTTCAGAACAGAGACAGAGCACTATTTTAGCATGTGTGTTAAgcatattatatacataattttataataaatatatattttatgtattgtaTATACGCTTATACTAAGTACTTCTATATTTATCCTCACATTATATTTATCTAAGTTCGAAgattggttttatttatttataatagagTAATCTGAGCTCAGGATTGAGCCTGGTATTATAGCTCACTGCTGTAGCCCTGTGCTGCTCTCCACACTCCATCTGACCTGGACACTTACAGAGGTAAAGCACGCTGATCTCTGGTTCAcgtaagggactgcccctagagggcactgtggctatgtttgttttttgtttgtagttttgttagaagacccagtttcccagaaggcacctcagGTCAGGTGATGACGAAgttcacctgagccgaggtggctcattagAGACGTTATAAAAAGCagttagttctgggaaactgggtcgagcattaatattgtctagtgggctttttgttttgtttgaattcAGTTTTGTGTTGAACTGGCTCTGAGGGCATGTCTTTTGTGTTAAATGTGATTAAGTGTATCTTTGGTTTTGCTTCTGTTCGTGAGTATTAAGTATGTGACTAGtgtcattttgttttaagtCACTCCTATTTGTTTTGTCCATGTGTCTTTAGTGTCTTTCCCCTTTCTCTAGTGTAGAATGCACACACTgtggaaaaacataaaaaaagcagataaaaacGCCCAGGATTTGGAAAGACATGCAAAAAGTGTGGTAATTTCACTTTGCAGTAAAATGTAAGACAGACCGTGAACAAAAAAGATAGAAACCAGTACATACTGTCACACAATGTGGGAGCAGTGAGAAATATGAAGAAATCCTTTGTGTTAAAGATGCGGGGAAAAGAGAACACAACACACAGTGACAAGGTGGATGACACACAACTCTTTGCTGGCATGCCTCTGGATATGAATGTAATAAAATTCCAAATAGACTGTGGGGCAACATGTAATGTGATTCCAATTAATCTCCTCAACCCTGATGCAAGACACAAAGACACTATTGGTAATGTACAATAAACCAAACTGAAGCCACCGGGTAAATGCAAACTTAAGTTACGAAATCCCAGAAACAAAAAACTATACCAATTAGAGTTGCAATTGGTGGACAAACGTATACAGCACCGCTATTAGGCAAAAAAGCCAGAGAGGCCATGAAACTCATAAAGatacagaataaatatattatggCCATAGATAGCATTGTTACCACAGAGAAGCCCATGATGGGAAAATGGACAATGGAACAAATCAAAGCAGAGTATGCTGATGTGTTCACTGGTGATGGATGCCTTTAGGGGGAATACAAAATCGAAGTTGACGACACTGTAAAGGCAGTGCAGCTACCAAAAAGACATGTTCTAGTCGCTATGATGAAGCCGCTCAAAGAGGAACTGCAGGATCTACAACGTAGAGGTATTACCATGCCGGTAGAATGCAGCACTTATTGGATCAGCGGGATGGTTGtcaaacagaaacaaaatggCAAGCTAGGGGTATGCATTGATCCGAGGCCACTGAACAAAGCACTTAAACGGAACCACTTCCCACTGTCAACAATTGAAGACATACTGCCGGACCTGTCCAAAGCCGAAGTTTTCACTGTTTGTGATGTTAAAAATGGCTTCTGGCATGTCAATCTAGAAGAGGAGTCTAGTGATCTCACAACGTTTTCTACTATATTTGGCCTCTACAGATGGTTAAGGATGCCGATGGGAATAAGTCTGACTCCTGAAGTTTTTCAGCGCAAACTGACACAAGCCTTGGAGGATCTGCCTGGCCTGTATATCATTGCAGACGATGTGCTAATAACAGGGCAAGGTAAGCCACAAGAAGCAGCTGAGCACGACCATGATAAAAAGTTAAGAAGGTTTTTGAGCCGttgcagggaaaaaaacattaaactaaaCCTAGACAAACTAAAACTTGGCCAAACAGAAGCAGCATATATAGAACACCTTCTAACAACAAATGGACTTAGAATTGACCCAGAAAAATCGTGCCATTAAACAGATGCCTGAACCAACTGATGTAAAGCCAGTTCA containing:
- the LOC128508518 gene encoding CD48 antigen-like isoform X1 gives rise to the protein MMKILPGNRILWTFLLLLCCLLCAAGDETVTLQEVEGTTITLHTGITGIQSGAQILWFYGPKKAEEKILNSQVFKGETVTEIHEKFKKRLQLDRISGALTIRNISRNHSGVYLIHVINGGLSSRTFSVSVYAPVSTPVIRNQRENQTVSPTEVCFPLCSVENGEDVTLSWYRGTERLNITNNTDLSVNLSLTLQIHNQDINTNTYTCVSANPVSNKTTSLSITQLCDHHPAESKRSRILLPVLIPAGVLVLLSVLVFLCVWRKKEKDEVSDKSEDLTYSDVKLSPERVKAEENWSVTCVEENGSVVYSEMVKDADGNKSDS
- the LOC128508518 gene encoding CD48 antigen-like isoform X2, with amino-acid sequence MMKILPGNRILWTFLLLLCCLLCAAGDETVTLQEVEGTTITLHTGITGIQSGAQILWFYGPKKAEEKILNSQVFKGETVTEIHEKFKKRLQLDRISGALTIRNISRNHSGVYLIHVINGGLSSRTFSVSVYAPVSTPVIRNQRENQTVSPTEVCFPLCSVENGEDVTLSWYRGTERLNITNNTDLSVNLSLTLQIHNQDINTNTYTCVSANPVSNKTTSLSITQLCDHHPESKRSRILLPVLIPAGVLVLLSVLVFLCVWRKKEKDEVSDKSEDLTYSDVKLSPERVKAEENWSVTCVEENGSVVYSEMVKDADGNKSDS